In Labrus mixtus chromosome 9, fLabMix1.1, whole genome shotgun sequence, the DNA window CTCCCCTAAACAACGCACTGACAAATCCGAGCAGCTAACGCTACAAAAACACGGTGAAAAATGAGTTGAGATGAACAGCAGATTTCTTGACAAACAGTGATTACATTCACCTGATGTTAGCCACACATAGAAAATGGCAGCAGCGACAGGAGCGTCgaaagtgggttttttttaatagttagCTCGCTTCAGTAACCAGAAAGCTAACCTGGTATCCCGACTGCCATGACACACTGAGTCTGACTGACGACCAAGtttatattacaaaaaaattcATATCTCGCCCGCAAGTTGGCTCATCATATATACAGTCAGCTGATGTGATCAATTCAAAGACAGATAACTGTCACATCCATGTGAATCCCGGGAGATCCACAATCACACTTTTAGAAACTGTCAACCAAAGTGTTAAGTATACAAGAGTAGCTAAAGGTTAGCTGTAAAGATCACAAATGTTTTTCTGACTCAAGGCCAATGCCTGCCTCTCTAAACTACAGCACTGACTTAACATGTTAGATAATTAAAAAGCCAGGcagaaaaacacttaaaacaacaaGTGTGAACTTCATTTTCAACGTttattaaattataaataacattaagatgttttttttttcctcccccacTATATCACACATCTTGTCCACAAAGACAAGCTAAAGCTAGCTTAGCAAAATAAGATAGCGACTGATCCTTCAATGACCATTCACTCGCAAACAGCAAGCTGACGAAAATAAACACCTGGCTGTGAGCTAAACAAGATATTGTTACAATTCAAGTTAATGTAGTTGTCGGATTGACAGTAAACCACTGACCTTTATGAATACCGAGTTAAATACTGCAGGGAAGTCACGTATCTGACGTGAAGCGTTGACAAATCAAACAAGAGCGTTATAGCTTCACCAGCTAACACTAGCATGCAAGCTACTTAACATTAGCAAGCCTTGTTGTCGCTGGCTGAGGTTTTGCCAGCTCGACAGAATTGTTATGAGCTTTTTTTAGACATACAACAACTACATTGTAACTCAAAAAAAGATCCCTCTTTAGGAACGATTTTGTCAAATTTTGTATAATTTTTTACAAGTTATCCAGTTATCAGCTAACAAGTAAAGCGCTAGCTAGCAAAAAAGAAATGGCCTCTGATACCTtttagacacaaaaaaacaggaaagcaGGAACGGGATTCGAGGTATTTTCGAAACACTGATTCATAATTCCTCCGATGTATTTCGACATTTAATAGTCTCCGAGGTCCAAGAGACTGTTGTCTGAGATGTCACAAAAATTCTACCTTTGTATAATGTTGTTACCTATTTGTTCCAGTGTTGTAGTTGTAACAGACAGTGCACcagctcctcttttctctctgctacttTCACATCAGCTGAGGGCCTACAACTGCAAGATACATCCGCGTGATTCATCCGCGGAGGGATTATTTACTTGTGATATGATAATTCGTCATCTGCTTGTTTATAACCCACAGTACCGCTGCAGGTGCTGGGTGTTAATCTAAATTAGACAAATATGTAGTCTAGCTTTATTCCATAAAATCAAGACTAAATTATCTCACAGATATTGTATCAACCCGCTGGTTcttgcccccccctcccccttcatctatttatcattttaattgtatattgtacattttatttagatATTCTGTATTACCTTTTCCTCTCATCGCTGTCACCAAGGTAACGAATCAAAATAACATCCCTGCCGTTTTAGTAAATAGTCATTTCAGATGCTCtattgttgtcatggttacattGTTTTTGCGTCCAAAATGGCGTCCTTGCTTGGGGAGCAACTATTTGAAATCAGTGACCGGGGTCCACCTCCTCTTAAAGATTTTTTCCAACTTGTTGTTACCAAAAATGAGGTAGAGTATTTGCATGAGTTTCTATTGATGTAGCGGCGTACCTAGCTGttgtttaaatcattatttaccCTGACTGAAGGTAGCTTAGTTTTTTAGGACAACTGGTTTTTAAGTGGTTCCTTGTGTTCCTAACATTATGACTTTACCATTCAGTGAATGTTGTACTGAATTAACTAATAAGGTAAAagtaaattgattaaaaaaaaaaaaaaaatgctacttCATCACTGTTTTCAAATAGCAACATGGATTCAAATGCATGTCAATGCGTTCACCGGGAAATATCTTAATCATTAtggctttatttttctcctttattAGGTGATATTGACAACATGGACGATTTCTTTGAGGCTTGGATCCAGAGGCGCTGCACCCAAAGAGCTGAAGACACCCCACCAAGGTTTCCTACATGACAAAAAGATACAGCGTAAGATGTCCTCAATTTGATTTATTGCtatattatttttctgtgatgGCTTAGTTGCATGTTACAGTTTACATTATGTTAGACTGAaaacctattaaaaaaaaacatattgctTGAGTGTTATAGTACCAagtttgtctgacaaaacaaaactttagttgtgttttcatatttgaCATCCAGGCTGTGTTTCCACTCCTAATCTATAGAACAAGTTGGTATAGTTTTTGGACAGAAGATCCTGGAACACGCAATATTACTTTGTCAAGGAAATGTTGATTACCTTGAGCGTTTATCTGATGGCATACTGCTGAGAATCCTTTCCCACATCGAGCTAAAAGATACAACAATGCTGGCACAAGCTTCACAAAGATTCAGAAAGGTAAGAGACCCCCAATATGCTTAGTTTAAAAAGAGTAGAATTGCTTATAGCCTATAAAATTATTCAGAAATGCATTTTGCACACTGATAAATATACCTATAAATCTCaagtgtcatttttattgtcttgtGCTCTAATTGGACTGAACCAGCTCTGCAATTCTGAGAAGTTTTGGGAGCAGACTGTGAGGAATCGCTGTGCTGAGTTCACCAGTGACATGGAGGGCTTAGCAAATGCCATGGGCTGGAGGGAgatctattttacctttttCCACACCACTGGAAGTCAGAAAAAGTGAAGCAACAAAAccatttcattaaacaaactaTGATGCAGCTGCATGCAATGTGGATGGACAAGGACTCTTGCTTCAGTAAGGTTTAGACTGAGTGTTATGTGGTCTTCAAAAGAATATcctatttgtttaaaaatggcTCATATTACTCTGAAGAAATACATTCACCGTCTGTGTGTTAAGATTTTGCACAATTATTACCAGCAGTATTCAATTGATAGATATGGCTACTTGTAATTTCTAAATGTAGAAAATAGTTCAATTGATATTATCATCAAACTGTAAGCACACTATGTGAAACAATATGTTGTTTCTTCTTGAAAACCGTTTTAAATGCtcataataaaataatgaacagTTTAGCAGCACTCGAGTCCCTCTGATATATTAGGACAAGTGCTCCATCTTAACTTTTACTTCCGGTTTACATTAGCCGGTGCCCTGTTTTGCGCCATCTGCTGAAGGCTCTGGGCACTCAATGGTGTCTCTGCGCAAAGCCAACATGGGTTTGTTTATGCTCTCTACTGCTGCATTCTCTCTGCTGTTGCCACCAGAGGGAGCAACATGGCAATGAAAACCAAAGTCAGAtgctgggaggaggaggatggagcaAATAAAAACCCTAGGGTAACGTGTGCAAAACAAGTGTTGTAATCCTGGTTACCATAGCCAGGCTGAAAAAGTGTAGCACAGGACTCGGGATAGAAACCTAATACAAATACATCTGTAAGGGCAACTTCCACACCGGTCCTACCTCACCTGAAAACTGCACAAGCAAGATACAGTAGCGTATGACAAAGGTAtgcactatttttttttctgtttttaaaaggttcCTTAGGGGAGCAGTGAAAACGTATGGTGCAATAAATGTCAGTAACAGTTAACAGGTACGTACTAAAGTGCTGTTCTAATGTTTTAAATTCATCAAAgggcatcaaaacaaacaccaacatAAATCATTCAGCTATGCTGTGTTCAGTGGCTGAGGTAAAATAAGTTTTCCAGCAGGTCCCTCTACATACACAGCAAAACTCccttcattatttaaaaaacactcctGTCAAAA includes these proteins:
- the fbxo36a gene encoding F-box only protein 36a, coding for MASLLGEQLFEISDRGPPPLKDFFQLVVTKNEVILTTWTISLRLGSRGAAPKELKTPHQGFLHDKKIQQQVGIVFGQKILEHAILLCQGNVDYLERLSDGILLRILSHIELKDTTMLAQASQRFRKLCNSEKFWEQTVRNRCAEFTSDMEGLANAMGWREIYFTFFHTTGSQKK